In the Campylobacter showae genome, one interval contains:
- a CDS encoding TerB family tellurite resistance protein: MASAVEGKISEGINNALESVVSSREEHYSKNPLPSVGDVKGLISSYGYKNAAISGGAGLIPGPWGMAAAVPEIIAIVRNQMAMVADIAKAHGKTASNELILDILFGASGNVATGLVVVHGQKILVKRAGARVIQKIVAMLGGKITQQLAKSMVAKWLPVAGAAAMATWSKISTDKIGKKADFIFSKQIEYETATDELAQIDDGVTQMQLAAEDLKSAYQDLAQSANIVKTKIQILINLMKIDGKIEDSEMAHLQDFIESAPLSNQDQMQLIEQLGSKEKVIVDYSVFKENFDESLALVIDMIALANVDGNFHVTERMFIKNVAKTIGFDENDLNELLENGIK, encoded by the coding sequence ATGGCAAGTGCAGTCGAGGGTAAAATTTCGGAAGGAATCAATAATGCACTGGAAAGCGTTGTTAGTAGCAGGGAAGAACATTATAGTAAAAATCCACTTCCAAGCGTTGGCGACGTAAAAGGTTTAATATCTAGTTATGGCTATAAGAATGCGGCTATTTCGGGCGGAGCTGGGCTAATACCAGGTCCTTGGGGTATGGCGGCGGCGGTACCTGAAATTATAGCGATCGTCAGGAATCAAATGGCTATGGTGGCCGACATAGCCAAGGCTCACGGCAAGACGGCTAGCAACGAGCTTATTTTGGATATACTATTTGGAGCAAGTGGCAACGTAGCGACGGGATTAGTGGTGGTACACGGACAAAAAATTTTAGTAAAACGAGCCGGAGCTAGGGTTATACAAAAAATAGTAGCGATGCTGGGCGGCAAAATAACACAGCAATTGGCCAAGTCTATGGTTGCAAAGTGGCTTCCGGTTGCTGGTGCTGCTGCTATGGCTACTTGGTCTAAAATAAGCACTGACAAAATCGGCAAAAAAGCTGATTTTATATTTTCAAAACAGATAGAATACGAAACCGCAACCGATGAGTTAGCTCAAATTGACGACGGTGTGACACAAATGCAGCTAGCTGCCGAGGATTTAAAATCGGCATATCAAGATTTAGCTCAGAGTGCAAATATTGTAAAAACTAAAATTCAAATTTTAATAAATTTAATGAAAATAGACGGCAAAATCGAAGACAGCGAAATGGCACATTTGCAAGATTTTATAGAAAGTGCTCCGTTATCAAATCAAGATCAAATGCAACTAATCGAACAGCTTGGTTCAAAAGAGAAGGTTATAGTTGATTATTCCGTTTTTAAAGAAAATTTCGATGAGTCTTTGGCATTAGTGATAGACATGATCGCGCTTGCAAATGTGGACGGAAATTTTCACGTAACAGAAAGGA